In a single window of the Delftia tsuruhatensis genome:
- a CDS encoding YeaH/YhbH family protein, with protein MALQIIDRRLAGKNKSVGNRERFVRRYKDQIAEAVRRAVNKRDIRHIDEAENVTIPRKDIREPVFHHGQGGIHDTVHPGNSEHVRGDRIARPQGGGGGGGSQASDSGEGEDDFTFTLTREEFMELFFEDLALPRLLRTHIGNTMQYKTRRAGYSHDGTPHNLALLRTMRGALGRRIALTKAPHRELKALEDELQALLAQDDGTSEAVAELQQRIDALKLRMGTVAFLDPLDLRFRNRTRVPAPISQAVMFCVMDVSGSMDQDRKDLAKRFFILLYLFLTRHYEKIDIVFIRHHTQAAEVSEDEFFHSQESGGTVVSSALVLLDQIICARYPAGDWNIYVAQASDGDNFGEDGSNCRNLLADKILPLVRYFAYVQVVQEEQSLWEEYSQLLALFPHFAMRKVSEASEIYPVFRDLFKKEGVAV; from the coding sequence ATGGCATTGCAAATCATCGACCGCAGGCTGGCCGGCAAGAACAAGTCGGTGGGCAACCGCGAGCGCTTCGTGCGCCGCTACAAGGACCAGATCGCCGAGGCGGTGCGCCGTGCCGTGAACAAGCGCGACATCCGCCACATCGATGAGGCCGAGAACGTCACCATTCCCCGCAAGGACATCCGCGAACCCGTGTTCCACCATGGGCAGGGCGGCATCCATGACACGGTGCATCCGGGCAACAGCGAGCATGTGCGCGGCGACCGCATCGCGCGGCCCCAGGGCGGTGGCGGCGGCGGGGGCTCGCAGGCCAGCGACAGCGGGGAAGGGGAGGATGATTTCACCTTCACCCTGACCAGGGAGGAGTTCATGGAGCTCTTCTTCGAGGACCTGGCCCTGCCGCGCCTGCTGCGCACCCACATCGGCAACACCATGCAGTACAAGACGCGCCGCGCGGGCTACAGCCATGACGGCACGCCGCACAATCTGGCCCTGTTGCGCACCATGCGCGGGGCCCTGGGCAGGCGGATCGCCCTGACCAAGGCGCCCCACCGGGAGCTCAAGGCGCTGGAAGATGAACTGCAAGCCCTGCTGGCACAGGACGATGGCACGAGCGAGGCGGTGGCCGAGCTGCAGCAGCGCATCGACGCCCTGAAGCTGCGCATGGGCACGGTGGCCTTCCTGGACCCTCTGGACCTGCGCTTTCGCAACCGCACGCGCGTGCCGGCACCCATCAGCCAGGCCGTGATGTTCTGCGTGATGGACGTTTCCGGCTCCATGGACCAGGACCGCAAGGACCTGGCCAAGCGTTTCTTCATCCTGCTGTACCTGTTCCTCACGCGGCACTACGAGAAGATCGACATCGTCTTCATCCGCCACCACACCCAGGCGGCCGAGGTCAGCGAGGACGAGTTCTTCCACTCCCAGGAAAGCGGCGGCACCGTGGTCAGCAGCGCGCTGGTGCTGCTCGACCAGATCATCTGCGCGCGCTACCCCGCAGGCGACTGGAACATCTACGTGGCCCAGGCCAGCGACGGCGACAACTTCGGCGAAGACGGCTCCAACTGCCGCAACCTGCTGGCCGACAAGATACTGCCGCTGGTGCGCTACTTCGCCTATGTGCAGGTGGTGCAGGAGGAGCAGAGCCTTTGGGAGGAATACAGCCAGCTGCTGGCGCTGTTCCCGCATTTCGCCATGCGCAAGGTGTCCGAGGCCAGCGAGATCTATCCTGTTTTCCGCGATCTGTTCAAGAAGGAAGGGGTGGCGGTATGA
- the blaOXA gene encoding class D beta-lactamase: MNRRHLMLSLLAACLAQPAMAGPQPQEKPEWARFFTDADAKGSIVVLDARGAQETAYAHDLARAQRRYSPASTFKIPHSLFALDAGLVRDEFQRFAWDGVSRTLPAWNADQDLRSAMRNSTVWVYERFARELGPARETAYLRKIGYGNALATGAQPFWVDGDLAISAIEQVEFLRRLFRNQLPLPVEHQRLVKDVMINEAGPDWILRAKTGWTGQIGWWVGWVEWPAGPVYFAMNMDTPNRQGDLPKRLSITRAILRSIDALPARHARGQ; this comes from the coding sequence ATGAATCGACGACATCTGATGCTCTCCCTCCTGGCCGCCTGCCTGGCGCAGCCGGCCATGGCGGGGCCGCAACCCCAGGAAAAGCCCGAATGGGCCCGCTTCTTCACGGACGCCGATGCCAAGGGCAGCATCGTCGTGCTCGACGCCCGTGGAGCGCAGGAGACGGCCTATGCCCACGACCTGGCGCGTGCCCAGAGACGCTACTCGCCGGCCTCCACCTTCAAGATCCCGCACAGCCTCTTCGCGCTCGATGCCGGCCTGGTGCGCGACGAATTCCAGCGGTTCGCATGGGATGGCGTGAGCCGGACCTTGCCCGCCTGGAATGCCGACCAGGACCTGCGCTCCGCCATGAGGAACTCCACCGTCTGGGTGTACGAGCGGTTCGCCAGGGAGCTTGGCCCGGCGCGCGAGACCGCCTACCTGCGCAAGATCGGGTACGGCAATGCCCTGGCCACGGGCGCGCAACCCTTCTGGGTGGACGGCGACCTGGCCATCTCCGCAATCGAACAGGTGGAGTTCCTGCGGCGCCTGTTCCGCAACCAGCTGCCCCTGCCGGTGGAGCACCAGCGGCTGGTGAAGGACGTGATGATCAACGAGGCCGGGCCGGACTGGATACTGCGCGCCAAGACGGGCTGGACCGGGCAGATCGGCTGGTGGGTGGGCTGGGTGGAGTGGCCCGCCGGCCCCGTGTACTTCGCCATGAACATGGATACGCCGAACCGCCAGGGCGACCTGCCCAAACGCCTGAGCATCACGCGCGCCATCCTGCGGTCCATCGATGCCCTGCCTGCCAGGCACGCGCGCGGCCAGTAG
- a CDS encoding SpoVR family protein yields the protein MNLSQYPVLAPRHASPQWRAVPGPWAQRVVPTAPLPAGQRPAQPLPDPSDWTFELIERYHAAIAATAERFGLDTYPNQLEVISAEQMMDAYASVGMPVGYRHWSYGKEYIATERRYRRGHMGLAYEIVINSNPCISYLMEENTTAMQALVIAHAAYGHNSFFKNNYLFGMWTDAGSIIDYLVYARDFISQCEERHGLTTVEQWLDSCHALANLGVDRYRRPSKKSLARERAEREQREAYAQQQVNELWRTLPARPGKDSAAQASERFPKEPEENLLYFIEKNAPLLEPWQREIVRIVRKIAQYFYPQRQTQVMNEGWATFWHYTLLNTMYDEGWLTDGVMIEWLSSHTNVIYQPPAGHRAYSGINPYALGFAMYRDIRRICQDPTEEDRRWFPDLAGTPWLPALHHAMQNFKDESFVGQYLSPQLMRDMRLFAIHDDASQRELLVSAIHDEDGYRALRQTLSQQYDLGAREPNIQVWNVNLRGDRCLTLRHTRYQGRPLSDDALEVLKHAARLWGFGVQLESVGGDGQAPVLLHSVPPPPA from the coding sequence GTGAACCTCTCCCAGTATCCGGTGCTGGCGCCTCGCCATGCCTCCCCACAGTGGAGGGCCGTCCCGGGGCCGTGGGCACAGCGTGTCGTGCCCACTGCCCCGTTGCCGGCCGGCCAGCGCCCGGCCCAGCCCCTGCCGGACCCCAGCGACTGGACCTTCGAGCTGATCGAGCGCTACCACGCGGCGATTGCGGCCACGGCCGAGCGTTTCGGCCTGGACACCTATCCCAACCAGCTGGAGGTGATCTCGGCCGAGCAGATGATGGATGCCTACGCCAGCGTGGGCATGCCCGTGGGCTACCGCCACTGGAGCTACGGCAAGGAATACATCGCCACCGAGCGGCGCTACCGGCGCGGCCACATGGGCCTGGCCTACGAGATCGTCATCAACTCCAACCCCTGCATCAGCTACCTGATGGAGGAGAACACCACGGCCATGCAGGCACTGGTGATCGCCCATGCGGCCTACGGGCACAACAGCTTCTTCAAGAACAACTACCTGTTCGGCATGTGGACCGATGCGGGCAGCATCATCGACTATCTGGTCTATGCCCGCGACTTCATCTCTCAGTGCGAGGAGCGGCACGGCCTGACCACGGTGGAGCAATGGCTGGATTCCTGCCACGCCCTGGCCAACCTGGGCGTGGACCGCTACCGCCGCCCCTCCAAGAAAAGCCTGGCGCGCGAACGCGCCGAGCGCGAACAGCGCGAGGCCTATGCCCAGCAGCAGGTCAACGAGCTGTGGCGCACCCTGCCGGCCCGCCCCGGCAAGGACAGCGCGGCGCAGGCCAGCGAGCGATTTCCCAAGGAGCCCGAGGAAAACCTGCTGTACTTCATCGAGAAGAACGCCCCGTTGCTGGAGCCCTGGCAGCGCGAGATCGTGCGCATCGTGCGCAAGATCGCCCAGTACTTCTACCCGCAGCGCCAGACCCAGGTGATGAACGAGGGCTGGGCCACCTTCTGGCACTACACCCTGCTCAATACCATGTACGACGAGGGCTGGCTGACCGACGGCGTGATGATCGAGTGGCTTTCCTCGCACACCAACGTGATCTACCAGCCCCCGGCAGGGCACCGCGCCTACAGCGGCATCAATCCCTACGCGCTGGGCTTTGCCATGTACCGCGACATCCGGCGCATCTGCCAGGATCCCACGGAGGAGGACCGGCGCTGGTTTCCCGACCTGGCGGGCACGCCCTGGCTTCCGGCGCTGCACCATGCCATGCAGAACTTCAAGGACGAGAGCTTCGTCGGCCAGTACCTGAGCCCGCAGCTGATGCGCGACATGCGCCTGTTCGCCATCCACGACGACGCCAGCCAGCGCGAGCTGCTGGTCAGCGCCATCCATGACGAGGACGGCTACCGCGCCCTGCGCCAGACCTTGTCGCAGCAGTACGACCTGGGCGCGCGCGAGCCCAACATCCAGGTCTGGAACGTGAACCTGCGTGGCGATCGCTGCCTGACCCTGCGCCATACGCGCTATCAGGGCCGGCCGCTGTCCGACGATGCGCTGGAGGTGCTCAAGCACGCCGCGCGCCTGTGGGGCTTCGGCGTGCAGCTGGAGAGCGTCGGTGGTGATGGCCAGGCGCCGGTGCTGCTGCATTCCGTGCCGCCACCGCCCGCCTGA
- a CDS encoding ammonium transporter, whose translation MHRCARAAAGTRAFGTGAAAIAAMAVPAGAALAQVVEQAAPQVIRRPSVVALEAISAVDTAWLMTATVLVLLMTLPGIALFYAGMVRRKNVLNTMASVTAIAAVVSILWFALGYSLAFTPGNAWIGSDSRAWFAGLDLHTTRGLVAVSHLAPHVPEAAYAMFQLAFAVITAALLVGAWVERMRFGAMLVFVGLWSLLVYAPVAHWVWEPGGWLARMGALDFAGGTVVHVNAGVAGLVCAWFLKPRRGHGQEAFEPYSLALTMMGAALLWMGWFGFNAGSSLAADSRAALALAVTHIAASAGALAWALAEYVVRGKASLLGLCSGLVAGLVAITPAAGFVTPLSALYIGLMAGVACYWGATGLKRLLRADDSLDVFGVHGVGGIVGSLLTGVFASPQIGGVQASVATQALSVLAVAGFTLVATAVLLWLLDMLFGLRVDEDSEWQGLDLALHRERLSG comes from the coding sequence ATGCACAGGTGCGCACGGGCAGCAGCTGGAACAAGGGCATTTGGGACAGGAGCAGCGGCGATCGCGGCCATGGCCGTGCCGGCAGGCGCCGCGCTGGCCCAGGTGGTGGAGCAGGCTGCGCCCCAGGTGATCAGGCGCCCCTCGGTGGTGGCGCTGGAGGCCATCAGCGCCGTGGACACCGCCTGGCTGATGACGGCCACGGTGCTGGTCCTGCTCATGACGCTGCCCGGTATCGCGCTGTTCTACGCAGGCATGGTCCGTCGCAAGAACGTGCTCAACACCATGGCAAGCGTGACCGCCATCGCCGCCGTGGTCAGCATCCTGTGGTTCGCCCTGGGGTATTCGCTGGCCTTCACGCCGGGCAATGCCTGGATAGGTTCCGACTCCCGCGCCTGGTTCGCGGGGCTGGACCTCCACACCACCAGGGGCCTGGTGGCGGTGAGCCATCTGGCGCCGCATGTGCCGGAAGCCGCCTACGCGATGTTCCAGCTGGCTTTTGCCGTGATCACCGCCGCGCTGCTGGTGGGCGCCTGGGTGGAGCGCATGCGCTTCGGCGCCATGCTGGTGTTCGTGGGGCTGTGGAGCCTGCTGGTCTACGCGCCCGTGGCGCACTGGGTCTGGGAGCCCGGCGGCTGGCTGGCACGCATGGGGGCGCTCGATTTCGCGGGTGGTACCGTGGTGCATGTCAATGCGGGCGTGGCAGGCCTGGTGTGCGCCTGGTTCCTCAAGCCACGCCGGGGCCATGGACAGGAAGCCTTCGAGCCCTACAGCCTGGCCCTGACGATGATGGGTGCCGCCCTGCTATGGATGGGCTGGTTCGGCTTCAACGCCGGCTCGTCGCTGGCGGCCGACAGTCGCGCCGCCCTGGCCCTGGCCGTCACCCACATCGCGGCCAGCGCTGGCGCCCTGGCCTGGGCGCTGGCCGAGTATGTGGTGCGCGGCAAGGCCTCGCTGCTGGGGCTGTGCTCGGGCCTGGTGGCGGGGCTGGTGGCGATCACGCCTGCGGCCGGTTTCGTGACGCCGCTGTCGGCGCTGTACATCGGTCTGATGGCCGGCGTGGCCTGCTACTGGGGCGCGACAGGGCTCAAGCGCCTGCTGCGCGCCGACGATTCGCTGGACGTGTTCGGCGTGCACGGGGTGGGCGGCATCGTCGGCTCGCTGCTGACCGGTGTATTCGCCAGTCCCCAGATCGGCGGCGTGCAGGCCAGCGTCGCCACCCAGGCCCTGAGCGTGCTGGCGGTGGCCGGCTTCACGCTGGTGGCCACGGCCGTGCTGCTGTGGCTGCTGGACATGCTGTTCGGCCTGCGCGTGGACGAGGACAGTGAATGGCAGGGGCTGGACCTGGCCCTGCACCGCGAACGGCTGAGCGGCTGA